A single region of the Vicia villosa cultivar HV-30 ecotype Madison, WI unplaced genomic scaffold, Vvil1.0 ctg.002510F_1_1, whole genome shotgun sequence genome encodes:
- the LOC131639039 gene encoding uncharacterized protein LOC131639039 has protein sequence MFRGKHDPDGALEWLKDIERIFRVMDCSDAQKVLVGETDDWWVATRQRLKGVGEAISWVVFRWEFLVKYYPEYVCSKKEIDFLKLKQGEMTVIEYAAKFVELANYYPHYSEATAEFLKCVMFEKGLRSEIKKAIRYQRICKFPDFVNSC, from the coding sequence ATGTTCCGAGGAAAGCATGACCCTGATGGAGCGCTGGAGTGGCTCAAAGATATTGAGAGGATCTTTCGAGTTATGGACTGTTCGGATGCACAAAAAGTGCTGGTAGGAGAgactgatgactggtgggttgcCACTCGCCAGAGACTAAAAGGCGTAGGTGAGGCTATTTCTTGGGTTGTGTTTCGCTGGGAGTTCCTAGTGAAGTACTACCCAGAATATGTCTGCAGCAAGAAGGAGATTGATTTTCTGAAACTGAAACAGGGAGAAATGACGGTGAttgagtatgctgccaagttcgtGGAATTGGCGAACTACTATCCTCATTACAGCGAGGCGACTGCTGAATTTTTGAAGTGCGTCATGTTTGAAAAAGGGTTACGTTCAGAAATCAAGAAGGCAATCAGATATCAGCGGATTTGTAAGTTTCCAGACTTTGTGAATAGTTGCTGA